A stretch of the Archangium violaceum genome encodes the following:
- a CDS encoding ParA family protein, with the protein MTVTIKKTKNPPRSAICCFWNNKGGTGKTSLVFQSLCRYAEQRPEERILAIDMCPQANLSELLLGGLTNKGSDNLLKFQGAIPRSTIGGYFQLRLPSPYTPPQFNSDDFIVNPAGSNSSVPSNVDLVCGDPLLELQVNAMSTLSNAQIPGTNTWLAVMDWLRDFLAPIRSRYTMIFIDANPSFSVYTQMALAAADELVLPVMADDSSRRAVQNVFSLVYGLKVPSEIYTQHAFGTRLTAAGRPLPKIRLIVKNRLTQYMGPASAYADVLSSIEKNVMELHQNQPALFVPTTQNKLFADVRDFQTTGVVAFAKGAPFTKLQAGRVALVGQRVRVNEEYRKHCIGAIDDLVANL; encoded by the coding sequence ATGACCGTGACCATCAAGAAGACCAAGAACCCCCCCCGTTCGGCCATCTGCTGCTTCTGGAACAACAAGGGAGGTACGGGGAAGACGAGCCTCGTGTTCCAGTCGTTGTGTCGGTATGCCGAACAGCGTCCAGAGGAACGGATCCTTGCGATTGACATGTGCCCCCAGGCCAATCTCTCCGAACTCCTCCTCGGGGGGCTCACCAACAAGGGCTCGGACAACTTGTTGAAGTTCCAGGGGGCGATTCCCCGCTCAACGATCGGCGGGTACTTCCAGCTGCGCCTGCCCAGCCCGTACACTCCGCCGCAGTTCAATAGCGACGACTTCATCGTCAATCCCGCTGGGTCCAACAGCAGTGTGCCCAGCAATGTCGATCTCGTCTGCGGCGACCCGCTACTTGAGCTTCAGGTGAACGCGATGTCGACGCTGTCCAACGCCCAGATCCCGGGCACGAACACGTGGCTCGCTGTCATGGATTGGCTCAGGGACTTCCTCGCACCGATCCGCAGCCGCTACACGATGATCTTCATCGATGCCAACCCGAGCTTCTCCGTCTACACGCAGATGGCGCTCGCGGCGGCGGACGAACTCGTTCTGCCTGTCATGGCGGACGACTCATCCCGGCGTGCCGTGCAGAATGTCTTTTCCTTGGTGTACGGGCTGAAGGTTCCGTCCGAGATCTACACGCAACATGCGTTTGGAACACGCTTGACGGCGGCGGGCAGGCCGCTTCCGAAGATTCGTCTCATCGTGAAGAATCGCCTGACTCAGTACATGGGGCCGGCCTCGGCCTACGCCGACGTCCTCTCCTCCATCGAGAAGAACGTGATGGAGCTTCACCAGAACCAGCCCGCCTTGTTCGTCCCGACGACCCAGAACAAGCTGTTCGCTGACGTGCGCGACTTCCAGACGACCGGAGTGGTGGCATTCGCCAAGGGCGCCCCCTTCACCAAGCTCCAGGCAGGCCGAGTCGCGCTGGTCGGCCAACGCGTCAGGGTCAACGAGGAGTACCGCAAGCACTGCATCGGCGCGATCGACGACCTCGTCGCCAATCTGTAA
- a CDS encoding DNA-methyltransferase has translation MAYEGGSAGGAPIRGDGSRQGVRVLRQALSVVGRVLAPDAHAYVFCHWESWPDFFDAVSCHARVKQALIWWKARGGSGDCAAGYAPDYEVVLYASGPKRRPLAGKRHGAVLKDFPPVPPRQRTHPTEKPVPLLAHLVAKSCPAGGLVLDPFAGTGATLVAAQQLGRRAVGVELEERYCEAAARRLERAAGVGPSRAA, from the coding sequence ATGGCCTATGAGGGGGGCAGCGCGGGCGGAGCGCCCATCCGCGGGGACGGCTCGCGCCAGGGCGTGCGCGTGCTGCGCCAGGCGCTCTCCGTCGTCGGCCGCGTGCTCGCGCCGGACGCTCATGCCTATGTGTTCTGCCACTGGGAGAGCTGGCCCGACTTCTTCGATGCCGTCTCCTGCCACGCCCGCGTGAAGCAGGCGCTCATCTGGTGGAAGGCGCGTGGCGGCTCCGGCGACTGCGCGGCCGGGTACGCGCCGGACTACGAGGTGGTGCTGTATGCGTCCGGGCCGAAGCGCCGGCCGCTCGCCGGGAAGCGCCATGGTGCGGTGCTGAAGGACTTCCCTCCGGTGCCCCCGCGCCAGCGCACGCACCCCACGGAGAAGCCTGTACCGCTGCTGGCCCACCTGGTCGCGAAGTCCTGCCCGGCGGGCGGGCTGGTGTTGGACCCCTTCGCGGGCACCGGGGCCACGTTGGTGGCAGCGCAGCAGCTCGGCCGCCGGGCCGTGGGCGTTGAGCTCGAGGAGCGCTACTGCGAGGCAGCGGCACGCCGGCTGGAGCGCGCCGCAGGAGTGGGGCCCAGCCGCGCGGCGTGA
- a CDS encoding helix-turn-helix domain-containing protein has translation MTNCNNNERMVAPMPDDSAWTVAEAATFLGIARSTLYRKAAEGAVPSFKVGGALRFSPAKLREWRDAQLHGAGV, from the coding sequence ATGACCAACTGCAACAACAACGAAAGGATGGTGGCGCCAATGCCGGACGACTCCGCGTGGACAGTGGCCGAGGCGGCCACGTTCCTCGGAATTGCGAGGAGCACCCTCTATCGGAAGGCAGCGGAAGGAGCAGTGCCCAGCTTCAAGGTGGGGGGCGCGTTGCGCTTCAGCCCCGCGAAGCTCAGGGAGTGGCGGGATGCCCAGTTGCACGGGGCGGGGGTGTAG
- a CDS encoding tyrosine-type recombinase/integrase yields MAGRLKRVASALGDKPMNEVTPADVMKLLAAATDLSPQTREHLRMAGQGLYTRMTKARLYQGPNPFKETPKVRVPRREVAVFDPDHLPRLMEELKPHHRAVALFGLLTACRKGEVSALLKEDVHLDKRYVVVRRSGRRDTTKGNRDRRVPIAEALVPVLQEQLRTPGPYLFPRPGSKEPYSRNWRIHEVIQRACRRAGLPKGLRFKALRATWATQAVARTGDLRLAQLVLGHADPRTTADHYARALPAHLQQGAEMVADVLNPLSGR; encoded by the coding sequence GTGGCGGGCCGACTTAAGCGGGTGGCGTCAGCGCTGGGCGACAAGCCCATGAACGAGGTGACGCCCGCGGACGTGATGAAGCTGCTGGCCGCAGCCACGGACCTGTCGCCCCAGACGCGTGAGCACCTGCGCATGGCGGGGCAGGGGCTCTACACCCGGATGACGAAGGCGCGGCTCTACCAGGGACCCAACCCCTTCAAGGAGACGCCGAAGGTGCGCGTCCCGCGGCGGGAGGTGGCTGTCTTCGACCCTGATCACCTGCCCCGGCTGATGGAGGAGCTCAAGCCGCACCACCGGGCCGTTGCTCTCTTCGGACTGCTGACGGCCTGCCGCAAGGGCGAGGTGAGCGCGCTCCTGAAGGAGGATGTGCACCTCGACAAGCGCTACGTGGTGGTGCGCCGTAGCGGCCGGCGGGACACCACGAAGGGCAACCGGGACCGGCGCGTACCCATCGCTGAGGCCCTCGTCCCGGTGCTGCAGGAGCAGCTCCGGACCCCGGGCCCGTACCTCTTCCCTCGCCCGGGCAGCAAGGAGCCGTACAGCAGGAACTGGCGGATCCATGAGGTCATCCAGCGGGCGTGCAGGCGGGCGGGTCTGCCCAAGGGGTTGCGCTTCAAGGCGCTGCGGGCGACCTGGGCCACCCAGGCCGTGGCGCGCACCGGAGACCTGCGCCTGGCGCAACTGGTTCTCGGCCACGCGGACCCGCGCACGACGGCGGACCACTACGCCCGGGCTCTGCCAGCCCACCTGCAGCAGGGGGCGGAGATGGTGGCGGACGTTCTCAATCCGTTGAGTGGGCGTTGA